A genomic stretch from Chelmon rostratus isolate fCheRos1 chromosome 14, fCheRos1.pri, whole genome shotgun sequence includes:
- the plac8l1 gene encoding PLAC8-like protein 1 isoform X1, translating into MEQTTVTHQPRLSVTKASESMTQEEEAGGFTAGSEDDWRSNNVPAVTDLIVTQPGLGITTTTVTTITQTGGDWSTGLFDVCGDKTTCILGALVPCCLDLSLAHQFGECVCIPLLPGSTFAMRVGIRERYKIRICKVNPDDPSLPQKKKINIQYDSKTILLHYITQHGVVETVIANQI; encoded by the exons ATGGAGCAGACGACAGTCACACACca aCCAAGACTGTCAGTCACCAAGGCTTCAGAATCGATGACTCAAGAGGAGGAAGCGGGGGGCTTCACCGCAGGAAGTGAAGATGACTGGAGGTCAAACAATGTCCCTGCAGTGACAGACCTCATAGTCACACAGCCTGGCCTCGGCATCACCACGACAACCGTCACCACCATCACGCAGACGGGAGGAGACTGGAGCACTGGCCTGTTTGACGTCTGCGGAGACAAGACTACAT GCATCCTTGGGGCTCTGGTGCCGTGCTGTTTGGACCTGAGCTTGGCTCACCAGTttggcgagtgtgtgtgcatacctCTGCTCCCAGGATCCACGTTTGCCATGCGAGTCGGGATAAGGGAGAGGTACAAGATAcgg aTTTGCAAAGTGAATCCAGATGACCCATCCCTCccccaaaagaagaaaataaatattcaatATGACTCAAAAACTATTTTGTTGCACTACATAACACAGCACGGAGTGGTAGAAACTGTCATTGCAAACCAGATCTGA
- the LOC121617071 gene encoding leucine--tRNA ligase, cytoplasmic-like, whose translation MTERKGTAKLDFLRKIEVEIQEKWEKEKAFEQDAPTTVGESTNKNKYFVTFPYPYMNGRLHLGHTFSLSKCEFGVGYQSLKGKKCLFPFGLHCTGMPIKACADKLKREMELYGNPPQFPDEEEVEKENPKTSDEIIIKDKAKGKKSKAVAKSGTSTFQWDIMRSLGLNDQEIAKFASAEHWLEYFPPLAVKDLKQMGVKVDWRRSFITTDVNPFYDSFVRWQFITLKERKKIKFGKRYTIYSPKDGQPCMDHDRQTGEGVGPQEYTLIKMKIVEPYTAKFKSKVFYSSGMKGKNIFLVAATLRPETMFGQTNCWVRPDMKYVAFETTSGDVFICTSRSARNMSYQGFTKENGVVPVIMEILGQDILGCALSAPLTSYKIIYALPMLTIKEDKGTGVVTSVPSDAPDDIAALRDIKKKQALREKYGIEDKMVLPFEPVPIIEIPGYGNLSAPLVCDELKIQSQNDKEKLAEAKEKVYLKGFYEGIMLVDGYKGQKVQDVKKPIQKMMVERGEAMIYMEPEKQVMSRSADECVVALCDQWYLDYGDAEWKQQANEALKPLETFCEETRKNFEATLAWLQEHACSRTYGLGTRLPWDEQWLIESLSDSTIYMAYYTVAHLLQGGVLNGQGASPLGIKPEQMTREVWDFIFFKTSPFPKTDIPKEHLQRLRREFEYWYPVDVRVSGKDLVPNHLSYYLYNHVAMWPKDNGKWPQAVRANGHLLLNSEKMSKSTGNFLTLTQAIDKFSADGMRLALADAGDTVEDANFVETMADAGILRLYTWVEWVKEMIANQNNLRTGPADTFNDRVFASEMNAGILKTEQHYDRMMYKEALKSGFFEFQAAKDKYRELAIEGMHRDLVFQFIERQTLLLAPICPHLCEYTWGLLGKTGSLRKASWPVAGPVDEILIRSSQYLMETAHDLRLRLKAYMQPPKNKKGDSKPPAKPSHCTIYVAKSYPPWQHSALSLLGKHYKSNNGVLPDNKVIASELGALPELKKYMKRVMPFVAMIKENLEKNGPRVLDLELEFDERAVLMENLVYLTNSLELEQIDILFASEADDKVKEDCCPGKPFSVFRSEPGVCVSLVNPQPSNGLFSTKVDIRQGDSRDSVIRRLAKVNRLIKDLSRVKLMRYEDPVLGPRRVPVLGHEEQGKLPISSKSVFNINLEEKRVTLADNGLTVDIGDTLVYLVQ comes from the exons ATGACG GAGCGGAAGGGAACAGCAAAGTTGGACTTCTTGAGAAAGATTGAGGTAGAGATCCAGGAGAAATGGGAGAAGGAGAAAGCCTTTGAGCAGGATGCACCGACAACAGTTGGGGAAAGCACAAA CAAAAACAAGTACTTTGTGACCTTCCCCTACCCTTACATGAATGGTCGATTGCACCTCGGCCACACGTTCAGCTTGTCAAAGTGTGAG TTTGGTGTTGGATACCAATCtctgaaaggaaagaaatgcCTCTTCCCATTCGGACTGCACTGCACAGGAATGCCAATCAAA GCCTGTGCAGACAagctgaagagagagatggagctgtATGGAAACCCTCCACAGTTTCCAGAcgaggaggaagtggagaaggAGAACCCAAAGACATCCGATGAAATCATCATCAAGGACAAAGCAAAGGGCAAGAAG AGTAAGGCAGTGGCCAAATCTGGAACATCCACTTTCCAGTGGGACATTATGAGGTCTTTGGGCCTGAATGACCAGGAGATTGCCAAGTTTGCCAGTGCTGAACACTGGTTGGAGTACTTTCCTCCTCTGGCTGTGAAAGACCTCAAACAGATGGGAGTCAAG GTGGACTGGAGGcgttccttcatcaccacagaTGTGAACCCTTTTTATGACTCCTTCGTCAGGTGGCAGTTCATCAcactgaaggagagaaaaaagatcaAGTTTGGCAAAAG ATATACCATCTACTCCCCCAAAGATGGACAGCCGTGCATGGaccatgacagacagacaggagag GGAGTTGGACCTCAGGAGTACACTCTCATCAAGATGAAAATAGTTGAACCGTACACAGCAAAATTCAAGTCCAAAGTCTTTTATAGCAG CGGCATGAAAGGCAAAAACATCTTCCTGGTGGCTGCCACTCTGAGACCAGAGACCATGTTCGGTCAAACCAACTGCTGGGTGAGGCCCGACATGAAGTATGTTGCCTTTGAGACCACCAGCGGAGACGTCTTCATCTGCACCAGTAGGTCTGCCAGGAACATGTCTTACCAGGGCTTCACCAAAGAGAATGGAGTGGTGCCAGTGATCATGGAAATACTCGGACAG GACATCCTTGGCTGTGCCCTGAGTGCTCCCCTGACCTCCTATAAGATCATCTATGCTCTGCCCATGCTCACCATCAAGGAGGACAAAG GCACGGGGGTCGTTACAAGTGTACCTTCTGATGCTCCTGATGACATCGCTGCTCTGAGAGACATCAAGAAAAAACAG GCTCTACGGGAGAAGTATGGAATTGAAGACAAGATGGTGTTGCCTTTCGAGCCG GTCCCTATCATAGAGATACCAGGCTACGGGAACCTGTCTGCTCCTCTGGTGTGTGATGAGCTGAAGATCCAGAGCCAGAATGACAAGGAGAAGTTGGCTGAAGCCAAGGAGAAAGTGTACCTGAAGGGATTCTATGAAGGG ATCATGCTGGTTGATGGCTACAAAGGCCAGAAGGTCCAGGATGTCAAAAAACCCATCCAGAAGATGATGGTTGAGAGG GGTGAAGCCATGATCTACATGGAGCCGGAAAAACAGGTCATGTCGCGTTCAGCTGATGAGTGCGTTGTGGCTCTGTGTGACCAGTG GTATTTGGACTATGGGGATGCAGAGTGGAAGCAGCAGGCCAACGAAGCCCTCAAGCCTTTGGAGAC GTTTTGCGAGGAGACCAGGAAAAACTTTGAGGCAACTTTGGCCTGGCTGCAGGAGCATGCCTGCTCTCGTACCTACGGACTTG GAACGCGGCTGCCTTGGGACGAGCAGTGGCTGATTGAGTCACTATCGGACTCCACCATCTACATGGCTTACTACACTGTGGCCCACCTCCTTCAGGGAGGTGTGCTCAACGGACAGGGAGCCTCACCACTGGGCATCAA gCCGGAACAGATGACCAGAGAGGTGTGGGACTTCATCTTCTTTAAGACGTCTCCTTTCCCCAAGACAGACATCCCTAAAGAGCATCTACAGAGGCTGAGGAGGGAGTTTGAATACTGGTACCCCGTGGACGTCCGTGTGTCTGGCAAAGACCTGGTTCCTAACCACCTGTCTTACTACCTGTACAACCATGTGGCCATGTGGCCCAAAGACAA TGGGAAGTGGCCGCAAGCAGTGCGAGCCAACGGGCATCTGCTCCTCAACTCTGAAAAG ATGTCCAAATCAACTGGAAACTTCCTCACTCTCACCCAAGCCATTGACAAGTTCTCAGCAGACG gCATGCGTCTGGCGCTAGCCGATGCCGGGGACACGGTGGAGGATGCCAACTTTGTGGAGACTATGGCTGACGCTGGCATCCTGCGCCTCTACACCTGGGTGGAGTGGGTGAAGGAGATGATTGCCAACCAGAACAACCTGAGGACAGGACCTGCAGACACATTCAATGATCGGGTCTTTGCCAG CGAGATGAATGCAGGCATcttgaaaacagagcagcactaTGACAGGATGATGTACAAGGAGGCTTTGAAGAGCGGCTTCTTTGAGTTCCAG GCAGCCAAAGATAAATATCGTGAGCTGGCTATCGAGGGTATGCACAGAGACCTCGTCTTCCAGTTCATAGAAAGGCAAACGCTGCTGCTGGCCCCCATCTGCCCACACCTTTGTGAATACACCTGGGGGCTGCTTGGCAAG ACCGGTTCTCTGAGGAAGGCATCCTGGCCTGTGGCGGGTCCAGTTGACGAGATTCTGATCCGGTCCTCTCAGTACCTGATGGAGACCGCACACGACCTCCGGCTGAGACTGAAGGCATACATGCAGCCCCCCAAAAACAAA AAAGGTGACTCAAAACCCCCAGCCAAACCCTCTCACTGCACCATCTACGTTGCCAAGAGCTACCCGCCATGGCAGCACAGTGCCTTATCCCTGCTTGGCAAGCACTACAAG AGCAACAATGGGGTCCTTCCAGACAACAAAGTGATAGCGAGCGAGTTGGGAGCTCTGCCTGAACTGAAGAAGTACATGAAGAGAGTCATGCCTTTTGTAGCCATGATCAAG GAGAACCTGGAGAAGAATGGGCCCAGGGTCCTAGATCTGGAGCTGGAGTTTGATGAGCGGGCAGTTCTGATGGAGAACCTGGTCTACTTAACCAATTCTCTAGAG TTGGAACAAATAGACATCTTGTTTGCATCTGAGGCTGACGACAAAGTGAAGGAGGACTGTTGCCCAGGGAAACcgttcagtgttttcagatCAGAG cctggagtgtgtgtttccctTGTCAACCCTCAGCCGTCCAACGGCCTTTTTTCTACAAAGGTTGACATCCGACAGGGGGACAGCAGAGACAGCGTCATCCGCAGGCTAGCCAAGGTCAACAGACTCATCAAAG ATTTGTCCagagtgaagctgatgaggtacGAGGACCCCGTGCTGGGGCCTCGCCGCGTGCCCGTCCTGGGACACGAGGAGCAGGGCAAGTTGCCCATCTCCAGCAAATCTGTGTTCAACATCAatctggaggagaagagggtCACCCTGGCCGACAACGGCCTCACCGTGGACATCGGGGACACCCTGGTTTATCTGGTTCAATAG
- the plac8l1 gene encoding PLAC8-like protein 1 isoform X3 codes for MEQTTVTHQPRLSVTKASESMTQEEEAGGFTAGSEDDWRSNNVPAVTDLIVTQPGLGITTTTVTTITQTGGDWSTGLFDVCGDKTTCILGALVPCCLDLSLAHQFGECVCIPLLPGSTFAMRVGIRERYKIRRARNRAQQPQRPKKASLTTRKMVPRLFTAASGL; via the exons ATGGAGCAGACGACAGTCACACACca aCCAAGACTGTCAGTCACCAAGGCTTCAGAATCGATGACTCAAGAGGAGGAAGCGGGGGGCTTCACCGCAGGAAGTGAAGATGACTGGAGGTCAAACAATGTCCCTGCAGTGACAGACCTCATAGTCACACAGCCTGGCCTCGGCATCACCACGACAACCGTCACCACCATCACGCAGACGGGAGGAGACTGGAGCACTGGCCTGTTTGACGTCTGCGGAGACAAGACTACAT GCATCCTTGGGGCTCTGGTGCCGTGCTGTTTGGACCTGAGCTTGGCTCACCAGTttggcgagtgtgtgtgcatacctCTGCTCCCAGGATCCACGTTTGCCATGCGAGTCGGGATAAGGGAGAGGTACAAGATAcgg AGAGCTCGGAACAGGGCTCAGCAGCCTCAGAGACCGAAGAAGGCCAGTTTGACGACGAGGAAAATGGTGCCGAGGTTATTTACAGCAGCTTCAGGACTCTGA
- the plac8l1 gene encoding cornifelin homolog A isoform X2: MEQTTVTHQPRLSVTKASESMTQEEEAGGFTAGSEDDWRSNNVPAVTDLIVTQPGLGITTTTVTTITQTGGDWSTGLFDVCGDKTTCILGALVPCCLDLSLAHQFGECVCIPLLPGSTFAMRVGIRERYKIRGSVCEDWTTVCCCYPLAVCQMIREMKRRLKTQTYHVSTALECS; encoded by the exons ATGGAGCAGACGACAGTCACACACca aCCAAGACTGTCAGTCACCAAGGCTTCAGAATCGATGACTCAAGAGGAGGAAGCGGGGGGCTTCACCGCAGGAAGTGAAGATGACTGGAGGTCAAACAATGTCCCTGCAGTGACAGACCTCATAGTCACACAGCCTGGCCTCGGCATCACCACGACAACCGTCACCACCATCACGCAGACGGGAGGAGACTGGAGCACTGGCCTGTTTGACGTCTGCGGAGACAAGACTACAT GCATCCTTGGGGCTCTGGTGCCGTGCTGTTTGGACCTGAGCTTGGCTCACCAGTttggcgagtgtgtgtgcatacctCTGCTCCCAGGATCCACGTTTGCCATGCGAGTCGGGATAAGGGAGAGGTACAAGATAcgg ggcagtgtgtgtgaggactgGACCACCGTGTGCTGCTGTTATCCACTGGCCGTATGTCAGATGATAAGAGAGATGAAGCGAAGGCTAAAGACACAGACGTATCATGTGTCCACTGCCCTCGAATGCTCCTGA